One genomic segment of Streptomyces sp. RKND-216 includes these proteins:
- a CDS encoding MarR family transcriptional regulator: MACVFDAMQHQVAVFARRAEQTRLGGVGQARNSMDRAAYLLLHRLDREGPMGVKALAAGMGIDSSTVTRQVAPLVDSGLVKRTSHPEDGRAVVLQLSPRGSTRLEQVRSSRRALMERLTDGWSESERATFCSLLTRFNTALSTAGLLPR, from the coding sequence ATGGCATGCGTCTTCGACGCCATGCAGCACCAGGTGGCCGTTTTCGCGCGCCGCGCAGAGCAGACCCGGCTCGGGGGTGTGGGGCAGGCCCGCAACTCCATGGACCGTGCCGCCTACCTGCTGCTCCACCGCCTGGACCGGGAGGGCCCGATGGGAGTAAAGGCCCTTGCCGCCGGCATGGGCATCGACTCCTCAACCGTGACCCGGCAGGTCGCCCCGCTCGTCGACTCCGGCCTGGTCAAACGCACCTCCCACCCCGAGGACGGCCGCGCCGTCGTCCTCCAGCTCTCGCCGCGCGGCTCCACCCGGCTGGAACAGGTCCGGTCCTCCCGTCGCGCCCTCATGGAACGGCTGACCGACGGCTGGAGCGAGAGCGAACGCGCCACCTTCTGCTCGCTCCTCACCCGCTTCAACACCGCCCTCTCGACCGCCGGGCTCCTGCCCCGGTAG
- a CDS encoding sigma factor-like helix-turn-helix DNA-binding protein: METRQVSQERRRAQEFEAFVAGAGGRLLHAARLLTAEPAEESPLAEDLLVGALARTYADWGRLRGDDPYDHARLELAGRFAHNAWRYRRPRGGLLGRLAPQERLVLVLRLYEGVAEEQVAAALALPVERVRTLCTRATTTLRSRPPAVPEGTSRGNPPTAQSGPAREKVAP; the protein is encoded by the coding sequence GTGGAGACGCGTCAGGTGTCGCAGGAACGTCGCCGCGCCCAGGAGTTCGAAGCGTTCGTCGCGGGGGCCGGCGGGCGGCTTCTCCATGCCGCCAGGCTGCTCACGGCCGAGCCGGCGGAGGAGTCCCCGCTCGCCGAGGACCTCCTGGTCGGCGCCCTCGCCCGCACCTACGCCGACTGGGGACGGCTGCGCGGCGACGACCCGTACGACCATGCGCGGCTGGAGCTCGCCGGCCGCTTCGCCCACAACGCCTGGCGCTACCGCAGGCCCCGAGGCGGCCTTCTCGGCCGCCTCGCCCCCCAGGAGCGGCTCGTCCTGGTGCTGCGGCTGTACGAAGGGGTCGCCGAGGAACAGGTGGCCGCCGCGCTCGCGCTGCCCGTCGAGCGGGTCCGCACGCTCTGCACGCGCGCGACCACGACCCTGCGGTCCCGCCCCCCGGCCGTGCCCGAGGGCACTTCGCGAGGGAACCCGCCGACCGCCCAGTCCGGCCCGGCACGGGAGAAGGTGGCGCCGTGA
- the ilvA gene encoding threonine ammonia-lyase — protein MTPSTPPGDAVPSAFAVTVDDVRAAQKTLEGVARTTALEGSRYLTRLVGSPVHLKCENLQRTGSFKLRGAYVRIAGLSPEDRARGVVAASAGNHAQGVALAAALLGVHSTVFMPVGAPLPKVAATRDYGAQVVLQGQVVDESLRAAEEYAAETGGVLIHPFDHPDVVAGQGTLGLEILEQCPEVRTIVVGVGGGGLAAGIAVAVKRFRPDVRIVGVQAEGAAAYPPSLAAGRPVALDAMSTMADGIKVGRPGDVPFEIVGALVDEVRTVSEDALSSALLLCLERAKLVVEPAGASSVAAVMSDPGAFEGPLVAVLSGGNVDPLVLQRTLRHGMAAAGRYLSLRLRLSDRPGALAALLGELSVADANVLDVSHVRTEPRLGLDEVEVELHLETKGPEHCIELSATLRSAGYTVVS, from the coding sequence ATGACCCCCTCCACTCCGCCCGGCGACGCCGTCCCGTCCGCCTTCGCCGTCACCGTTGACGACGTCCGGGCCGCGCAGAAGACCCTCGAGGGCGTGGCCCGTACGACCGCCCTGGAGGGGAGCCGCTACCTGACCAGGCTGGTCGGCTCGCCGGTGCACCTCAAATGCGAGAACCTCCAGCGCACCGGATCCTTCAAGCTGCGGGGGGCGTACGTGCGCATAGCGGGGCTGTCCCCGGAGGACCGGGCCCGCGGGGTGGTGGCGGCGAGCGCCGGGAACCACGCCCAGGGCGTGGCGCTGGCGGCGGCGCTGCTCGGCGTCCACTCGACCGTGTTCATGCCGGTCGGGGCGCCACTGCCGAAGGTGGCGGCGACGCGGGACTACGGGGCGCAGGTGGTCCTGCAGGGGCAGGTGGTGGACGAGTCCCTGCGGGCCGCCGAGGAGTACGCCGCGGAGACCGGCGGTGTGCTGATCCATCCGTTCGACCACCCGGATGTGGTGGCCGGGCAGGGGACGCTGGGGCTGGAGATCCTGGAGCAGTGCCCGGAGGTGCGCACCATCGTGGTGGGCGTCGGCGGAGGCGGGCTGGCGGCCGGGATCGCGGTGGCGGTGAAGCGGTTCCGTCCGGACGTGCGGATCGTCGGGGTACAGGCGGAGGGGGCGGCGGCCTACCCGCCGTCGCTGGCGGCGGGTAGGCCGGTGGCGCTGGACGCGATGTCGACCATGGCGGACGGCATCAAGGTGGGGCGGCCGGGAGACGTGCCGTTCGAAATCGTTGGCGCTCTCGTGGACGAGGTCCGTACGGTTTCCGAGGACGCGTTGTCCAGCGCACTGCTGCTCTGCCTGGAGCGGGCGAAGCTGGTCGTGGAGCCTGCGGGGGCGAGTTCCGTGGCGGCGGTGATGTCCGACCCGGGCGCCTTCGAGGGCCCGCTCGTCGCGGTTCTCTCCGGGGGGAACGTGGATCCGCTGGTGCTGCAGCGGACGCTGCGGCACGGCATGGCGGCCGCCGGGCGCTACCTGTCGCTGCGGCTTCGGCTGTCGGACCGGCCGGGTGCGCTGGCGGCGCTCCTGGGGGAGTTGTCAGTGGCCGACGCTAACGTCCTCGACGTGAGTCATGTCCGGACCGAACCGCGGCTGGGGCTCGACGAGGTGGAGGTGGAGCTGCATCTGGAGACCAAGGGACCCGAGCACTGCATCGAGCTGTCGGCGACCCTGCGCTCGGCGGGCTACACGGTCGTGAGCTGA
- a CDS encoding ABC transporter permease: MSVTESKIAAQPAPVAKGGLSQSVTDSLIVAKRNLIRMKRIPEMVIFGLIQPVMFVVLFSYVFGGSINVPGAGLDPGAYREFLMAGIFAQTVTFATAGAGAGIAEDMHKGLIDRFRSLPMARGAVLTGRTLADLVQTALTLVVLALVALIVGWRTHENALKVLAGFGLLLLLGYAFTWIGALIGLSVRTPEAATSGGLIWLFPLTFISIAFVPSQNMPTVLQHIAEWNPFSATVQAARELFGNVAPGYPVPDAWPMQHPAWASLIWSVLIIAVFRTLAVRKYKSASG, translated from the coding sequence GTGAGCGTCACCGAGAGCAAGATCGCGGCGCAGCCGGCGCCGGTGGCCAAGGGCGGCCTGAGCCAGTCGGTGACCGACTCGCTGATCGTCGCCAAGCGCAACCTGATCCGCATGAAGCGTATCCCGGAGATGGTCATCTTCGGACTGATCCAGCCCGTGATGTTCGTGGTGCTCTTCTCCTACGTCTTCGGCGGGTCGATCAACGTGCCCGGAGCCGGTCTGGACCCCGGCGCCTACCGCGAGTTCCTGATGGCGGGCATCTTCGCCCAAACCGTCACGTTCGCCACAGCGGGCGCCGGCGCGGGCATCGCCGAGGACATGCACAAGGGCCTGATCGACCGCTTCCGGTCGCTGCCGATGGCCCGCGGCGCCGTCCTCACCGGGCGTACGCTCGCCGACCTGGTGCAGACCGCCCTCACCCTGGTGGTGCTGGCGCTGGTCGCACTCATCGTCGGCTGGCGCACGCACGAGAACGCCCTGAAGGTGCTCGCCGGCTTCGGCCTGCTGCTCCTCCTGGGCTACGCGTTCACCTGGATCGGGGCCCTCATCGGCCTCAGCGTGCGCACGCCCGAGGCCGCCACCTCCGGCGGCCTGATCTGGCTGTTCCCGCTGACGTTCATCTCCATCGCGTTCGTGCCGTCGCAGAACATGCCGACCGTACTCCAGCACATCGCCGAGTGGAATCCGTTCAGCGCCACCGTGCAGGCGGCCCGCGAGCTGTTCGGCAACGTCGCGCCCGGCTATCCGGTGCCGGACGCCTGGCCGATGCAGCACCCGGCGTGG
- a CDS encoding cystathionine gamma-synthase, whose protein sequence is MNDRNPQSFETLAIHAGQAADPATGAVVPPIYQVSTYKQDGVGGLRGGYEYSRSANPTRTALEENLAALEGGRRGLAFASGLAAEDCLLRALLRPGDHVVIPNDAYGGTFRLFAKVVEAWGVTWSVADTSDPAAVRAAVTEHTKVIWVETPSNPLLGISDIAALADVALTVGAKLVVDNTFASPYLQQPLALGADVVVHSTTKYMGGHSDVVGGALVVNDDALGEELAFHQNAMGAVAGPFDAWLVMRGIKTLAVRMDRHGANAARIVDLLTEHAAVTEVYYPGLPSHPGHEVAAKQMRGFGGMVSFRVRGGEEAAVRVCDRAKLFTLGESLGGVESLIEHPGRMTHASVAGSALEVPADLVRLSVGIESAEDLVADLSQALA, encoded by the coding sequence ATGAACGACCGGAACCCTCAGAGCTTCGAGACCTTGGCCATCCATGCCGGGCAGGCGGCGGACCCCGCGACCGGTGCGGTCGTGCCGCCCATCTACCAGGTGTCCACGTACAAGCAGGACGGCGTGGGCGGCCTGCGCGGCGGCTACGAGTACAGCCGCTCGGCGAACCCGACGCGTACCGCGCTGGAGGAGAACCTGGCCGCGCTGGAGGGCGGCCGCCGCGGCCTGGCGTTCGCGTCGGGCCTGGCGGCGGAGGACTGCCTGCTGCGCGCCCTGCTCCGCCCCGGCGACCACGTGGTGATCCCGAACGACGCGTACGGCGGCACGTTCCGGCTGTTCGCGAAGGTCGTGGAGGCCTGGGGCGTGACGTGGTCGGTGGCGGACACCTCCGACCCGGCGGCGGTGCGTGCGGCGGTCACCGAGCACACCAAGGTGATCTGGGTGGAGACGCCGTCGAACCCACTGCTGGGCATCAGCGACATCGCGGCGCTGGCCGACGTGGCCCTTACCGTCGGCGCGAAGCTGGTGGTGGACAACACCTTCGCCAGCCCGTACCTGCAGCAGCCGCTGGCGCTCGGTGCGGACGTGGTGGTGCACTCGACCACCAAGTACATGGGCGGCCACTCCGACGTGGTCGGCGGTGCGCTGGTGGTGAACGACGACGCGCTGGGCGAGGAGCTGGCCTTCCACCAGAACGCGATGGGCGCGGTTGCCGGCCCGTTCGACGCCTGGCTGGTGATGCGCGGCATCAAGACACTCGCGGTGCGGATGGACCGGCACGGCGCGAACGCGGCGCGGATCGTGGACCTGCTGACCGAGCACGCCGCGGTGACCGAGGTGTACTACCCGGGTCTGCCGTCGCACCCGGGTCACGAGGTGGCGGCGAAGCAGATGCGCGGCTTCGGCGGCATGGTGTCGTTCCGGGTGCGGGGTGGCGAGGAGGCCGCGGTGCGCGTGTGCGACCGGGCGAAGCTGTTCACGCTGGGCGAGTCGCTGGGCGGTGTGGAGTCGCTGATCGAGCACCCGGGCCGGATGACGCACGCCTCGGTGGCGGGATCGGCGCTGGAGGTCCCGGCGGACCTGGTGCGGCTGTCGGTGGGCATCGAGTCGGCGGAGGACCTGGTGGCGGACCTGTCGCAGGCGCTGGCCTGA
- a CDS encoding ATP-binding cassette domain-containing protein: MPGAIHAEGLVKTFGDVKALDGVDLDVPEGTVLGLLGPNGAGKTTAVRVLTTLLRPDSGTAVVAGIDVLSRPTEVRRNIGLSGQFAAVDEYLTGRENLQMVGQLYQMSARDAKRRAGELLERFNLADAADRTAKTYSGGMRRRLDLAAALVVSPPVMFMDEPTTGLDPRNRQQLWEVIEELVAGGTTLLLTTQYLEEADRLAHDIAVVDHGKVIARGTSDQLKARTGGERVEVVVHDRDDLPTADTVLRGLGKGDTVIEEHTRKLTVPVTGGAKLLAEVIRELDTRGVEIDDIGLRRPTLDDVFISLTGHAAEERENGRPGPDAAAADDTSTTGQAGTTKEASR; encoded by the coding sequence ATGCCAGGCGCCATTCACGCCGAAGGTCTCGTCAAGACCTTCGGCGACGTAAAGGCTCTGGACGGCGTCGACCTCGACGTGCCCGAGGGGACCGTGCTCGGTCTGCTCGGCCCGAACGGCGCCGGCAAGACCACCGCCGTCCGCGTCCTGACCACCCTGCTGCGACCGGACAGCGGCACAGCCGTCGTCGCCGGGATCGACGTGCTCAGCCGTCCCACCGAAGTGCGCCGCAACATCGGCCTGTCCGGCCAGTTCGCCGCGGTCGACGAGTACCTGACCGGCCGGGAGAACCTCCAGATGGTCGGGCAGCTCTACCAGATGTCCGCCCGCGACGCGAAGCGGCGTGCGGGCGAGCTGCTGGAGCGGTTCAACCTCGCCGACGCCGCCGACCGCACTGCCAAGACCTACTCCGGCGGCATGCGCCGCCGGCTCGACCTCGCCGCGGCGCTCGTCGTCAGCCCGCCCGTGATGTTCATGGACGAGCCGACGACCGGACTCGACCCGCGGAACCGCCAGCAGCTCTGGGAGGTCATCGAGGAACTGGTCGCCGGCGGCACCACGCTCCTCCTCACCACCCAGTACCTGGAGGAGGCCGACCGCCTGGCGCACGACATCGCCGTCGTCGACCACGGCAAGGTCATCGCCCGCGGCACGTCCGACCAGCTCAAGGCCAGGACCGGCGGCGAACGCGTCGAGGTCGTCGTGCACGACCGCGACGACCTCCCCACCGCCGACACCGTGCTGCGCGGCCTCGGCAAGGGGGACACGGTCATCGAGGAGCACACCCGCAAGCTCACCGTGCCGGTGACCGGCGGAGCGAAGCTGCTCGCCGAGGTCATCCGCGAACTCGACACCCGCGGCGTGGAGATCGACGACATCGGCCTGCGCCGCCCGACCCTCGACGACGTCTTCATCTCCCTCACCGGCCACGCCGCCGAGGAGCGGGAGAACGGCCGGCCGGGCCCCGACGCCGCGGCCGCCGACGACACGAGCACCACCGGCCAGGCCGGGACCACGAAGGAGGCATCCCGGTGA